In the Sphaerodactylus townsendi isolate TG3544 linkage group LG10, MPM_Stown_v2.3, whole genome shotgun sequence genome, one interval contains:
- the NWD2 gene encoding NACHT and WD repeat domain-containing protein 2 isoform X3, which yields MEKYMDVLHAGGKSARDTEALEKLVKLRDEFVPTIVASSNLRVYTSVTHCDIKHGYTQEVENHYIEGLGKQFYEDMVDIIQATVQQNFDIERDWLYGEILQHSSLCRTYSSFYEYKCDALNIMHKYILPRKMGHINPLIIYGGPCTGKTFLLAEVARKAYAWLKEEMGPESDPVVVIRFLGSTEMSSDLRNLLQSICEQLATNYRCLVQSYPKKIHDLRDLFINLLNESSFHRPLVMIFDAIEQLSDSDDARKLWWLPIHLPRSVRIVISTLPNKHGILQKLRCLIHDEDKYIELMPRDRKMCSQVLKHQLLRVKRKVTSGQQIYVNEAFSKCTLPMFVNLTFREVRNWRSHKDVNESSLCVTVHDSIEQTFWSLEKSCGPRLLSRALGYVTMCKSGLSEMELEDILALDNTVMLELSECARQQNPLRVPYIYIARLKEGLTGYLIERQVKNVTLLVWANRHLQLIAQKMYLHNEEDVNEMHTVVAEYFLGVWSGGRRKSLYGEDQYLNGCFDSDSRSMNDDDRCVMDQTTFDRQSPDQPWVFQCNPLEPDIFFVNHRKMTELLHHLTRCGKTDDMLYGVIMNFSWLYTMIKIGQFDKALADVELAYNYSQEKELKFLATTLRGIKYKVIKYPGTLSAELQQRLLPVVSSLPKLRQLLLECDKDGPKYCSIVPLHSSMDVTYSPERLPLSSNCSQVTEILPTFNPSTVIVALENGSISTWHAESRQLLRQITTAQSVILGMKLTSDEKYLVVATTKNTLLIYDNLNSCLLSEVEIKGSKHGGAGIGCGFINGFTLSVNHALSWLEASKDITVIDLLYGWPLYQFHCWYEVTCVQCSPDGMYAFCGQYLNTASIFHLGSGDKLATVTSEFSGGFVKFLLVLDTAQEMVMVDNEGGLSIWNTEEMTNPQLTDDFDCKRGDSEFVNIELAEDQSAILICKALSIELLDTSRWKIAEKFRAKHNERFVSAVLSKNGDCIVASIENTSAIFVWRRDTGQCMGTLQEISGNIVKLIKSNHHNMLLSLSTSGVLSIWDIDIITAMSNIDKTGKPIQRLVLPARGEVIYTLDGSEAIHKWNFGTGFIEAVFKHESLVENCVLTSTGELMVTSDDKCSQYVWHTGSGENLFRISGQRISQLLITHNDQFVISLCEQNASRVWRLATGHRVCNILVALQNAFITTANTFVVGMTKNKVLAVSLWTGSITKKFCCDDGISIVDIKLIPDCPDIVVFITSTETVNIWSLTEEVICRRVQLPNTFLKTLEDFEISPNGKLGIISRGDENINVLDLHSGKLRIVHASGIIWRQKLSRDGRYLVYICFRTTDEDDDNGAISILIVMRLADGKNIGACSLYKTPTFLALSQRHLNIIVGFDDGSIGTYTVVDRVDAALKIKIATSNSRQIFSNTTQVIRPKCHNYSFKGTVDCIWRESTEVFARDSPITVTDPEAGEATPTKKHNYCYDKVCSAIDCRGHGFTTDN from the exons ATGGAGAAATACATGGACGTTCTTCACGCTGGTGGAAAATCGGCACGAGACACAGAAGCTCTTGAGAAACTTGTCAAACTCAGGGATGAATTTGTTCCAACCATCGTTGCTTCCTCCAATCTACGAGTCTACACTTCTGTCACCCACTGTGACATCAAGCACGGCTACACTCAAGAAGTGGAGAACCACTACATTGAAGGGCTTGGTAAACAGTTCTACGAAGATATGGTGGATATCATCCaagcaactgtgcaacagaaTTTTGACATCGAAAGAGACTGGCTCTATGGGGAAATCCTTCAGCATTCCTCACTTTGTAGAACATACTCTTCATTCTATGAATACAAGTGTGATGCTTTGAACATTATGCACAAATACATTCTGCCTAGGAAAATGGGCCACATTAACCCTCTTATCATATATGGAGGACCATGCACGGGGAAAACCTTTTTATTAGCCGAAGTAGCAAGAAAG GCCTATGCCTGGCTGAAGGAAGAAATGGGACCGGAATCTGATCCTGTGGTCGTCATAAGGTTTTTGGGATCCACCGAAATGAGTTCAGACCTTCGGAACCTGCTTCAGAGTATCTGTGAGCAGTTAGCCACGAACTACCGATGCCTCGTCCAAAGCTATCCCAAAAAAATCCACGATCTCCGGGACTTGTTTATCAACCTTTTGAACGAGTCGTCGTTCCACAGGCCTCTGGTTATGATATTCGATGCCATAGAGCAGCTTTCAGATAGCGACGATGCGAGAAAACTGTGGTGGCTCCCGATTCATCTGCCCCGGTCTGTGCGAATCGTCATTTCAACACTGCCGAACAAACATGGAATCCTGCAAAAACTGAGGTGCCTTATCCATGACGAAGATAAGTATATCGAATTGATGCCTAGGGACCGGAAAATGTGCAGCCAAGTTCTCAAGCATCAGCTGCTCAGAGTCAAACGGAAAGTCACGTCAGGCCAACAAATCTACGTCAACGAAGCTTTTTCAAAATGCACTCTCCCTATGTTTGTAAACTTAACCTTCCGGGAGGTTCGAAACTGGAGATCTCACAAAGACGTCAACGAGTCCTCCCTCTGTGTTACCGTTCACGATAGTATAGAGCAAACATTTTGGTCCCTCGAGAAAAGCTGTGGGCCGAGACTTTTGTCGCGAGCCCTGGGCTACGTCACCATGTGCAAATCTGGTTTAAGTGAAATGGAATTGGAAGATATATTAGCCCTTGACAATACTGTTATGTTGGAACTGAGTGAGTGTGCCAGGCAACAGAATCCATTAAGGGTACCGTACATCTACATCGCGAGGCTTAAAGAGGGACTAACAGGATACCTGATAGAACGGCAAGTTAAAAATGTTACCCTCCTTGTGTGGGCAAACAGGCACCTGCAGCTTATTGCTCAAAAAATGTATCTTCACAATGAGGAGGATGTTAACGAAATGCACACTGTGGTGGCTGAGTATTTTCTCGGAGTTTGGTCAGGTGGCAGAAGGAAATCTCTTTATGGGGAAGATCAATATCTGAATGGTTGCTTTGACAGCGACAGTAGAAGCATGAATGATGATGACAGGTGTGTGATGGATCAGACGACGTTTGACAGGCAGTCCCCCGACCAGCCTTGGGTGTTCCAGTGTAACCCTTTAGAGCCTGACATATTTTTTGTCAACCACAGGAAAATGACCGAGCTTTTGCATCATTTGACAAGATGTGGGAAAACCGATGACATGTTATACGGTGTCATTATGAACTTCAGTTGGCTTTATACCATGATCAAAATAGGGCAGTTTGACAAAGCCCTCGCTGATGTGGAGTTGGCCTACAACTACTCACAAGAAAAAGAGCTGAAGTTCCTCGCGACCACACTTCGTGGCATAAAATACAAAGTGATAAAATATCCAGGCACGCTCTCTGCAGAATTGCAACAGAGGCTACTTCCAGTTGTGAGTTCCTTGCCTAAACTAAGACAGCTTCTTCTTGAATGTGATAAAGACGGACCTAAATATTGTTCCATTGTTCCCTTGCATTCTTCCATGGATGTAACTTACAGCCCTGAGAGACTGCCTCTGTCCTCCAATTGCAGTCAAGTCACTGAAATCCTGCCTACCTTTAATCCAAGTACAGTGATTGTAGCTCTGGAAAATGGTTCCATCAGTACCTGGCATGCAGAGAGCCGACAGCTGTTAAGGCAAATTACAACTGCACAGTCCGTCATCTTAGGCATGAAGCTCACGAGTGATGAAAAGTACCTTGTAGTAGCTACAACAAAGAACACACTCTTGATTTACGATAACCTAAATTCCTGCCTTTTGTCTGAGGTAGAGATTAAGGGATCAAAACACGGGGGGGCTGGCATAGGCTGCGGCTTCATAAATGGATTTACTCTGTCAGTGAATCACGCGCTTTCTTGGCTAGAGGCAAGCAAAGACATTACTGTGATAGATCTGCTCTATGGATGGCCGCTGTATCAGTTCCACTGCTGGTATGAAGTGACTTGTGTCCAGTGTTCCCCGGATGGAATGTACGCCTTCTGTGGACAGTACTTGAACACGGCATCAATATTCCATTTAGGCAGCGGAGACAAGCTGGCCACCGTGACCTCTGAATTTTCGGGTGGGTTTGTGAAATTCCTCCTTGTGCTGGACACGGCTCAGGAAATGGTGATGGTGGACAACGAGGGGGGCCTTTCGATTTGGAACACCGAGGAAATGACCAATCCCCAGCTCACAGATGACTTTGACTGCAAGCGAGGGGACAGCGAATTTGTCAATATTGAACTTGCTGAAGACCAAAGTGCAATTTTAATATGTAAGGCCCTCAGTATAGAGCTTCTTGATACCAGCAGGTGGAAAATCGCCGAGAAATTTAGAGCGAAACACAATGAGCGCTTTGTGTCAGCCGTGTTGTCCAAAAATGGCGACTGCATCGTTGCTTCGATTGAAAATACCTCTGCTATTTTTGTTTGGAGGAGAGACACGGGACAGTGCATGGGAACCTTACAAGAAATCTCAGGAAACATAGTCAAACTAATTAAATCAAATCACCATAACATGCTGCTATCCTTATCAACCAGTGGTGTCCTTTCTATCTGGGATATAGATATCATAACCGCTATGTCCAATATTGACAAAACCGGCAAGCCTATCCAAAGACTGGTATTGCCTGCCCGGGGTGAAGTGATTTACACCCTTGATGGGTCTGAAGCTATACACAAGTGGAACTTTGGCACCGGGTTCATTGAAGCTGTGTTTAAGCATGAGAGCCTCGTCGAAAACTGTGTGTTAACTTCCACTGGAGAGCTGATGGTTACGTCCGATGACAAATGCAGCCAGTATGTGTGGCACACAGGTTCTGGTGAAAATCTCTTCCGCATTAGTGGGCAGAGAATAAGTCAGTTGTTGATAACCCACAATGACCAGTTtgtcatctctctctgtgagcaAAATGCATCCAGAGTTTGGAGGCTGGCCACGGGCCACAGAGTGTGCAATATTCTCGTTGCCTTACAGAACGCATTTATCACCACTGCGAACACGTTTGTCGTGGGGATGACCAAGAATAAAGTGCTGGCAGTGAGCCTTTGGACAGGGAGTATAACCAAGAAGTTCTGTTGTGACGATGGTATCAGCATTGTCGATATTAAACTGATTCCAGATTGCCCTGATATCGTAGTCTTTATAACATCTACTGAgactgtgaacatctggagtctcaCAGAGGAAGTCATCTGCAGACGTGTGCAGCTTCCTAATACTTTTTTGAAGACTTTGGAGGACTTTGAAATATCTCCCAATGGAAAGCTGGGAATCATCTCCCGTGGTGACGAAAACATCAACGTCCTTGACCTTCACAGTGGCAAACTCCGCATTGTCCATGCGTCTGGCATAATCTGGAGGCAGAAGTTGTCTCGAGACGGGCGCTATCTTGTATATATTTGTTTTCGCACTACTGATGAGGATGACGATAACGGGGCCATCTCCATCCTAATTGTAATGCGGCTGGCGGATGGCAAAAACATTGGTGCTTGTTCCCTCTACAAAACCCCGACTTTCCTTGCTCTTTCCCAGAGGCATTTGAACATTATCGTAGGCTTTGATGACGGGAGCATCGGCACTTATACCGTCGTGGACCGAGTGGATGCAGCGCTGAAAATAAAGATTGCCACTTCCAACAGCCGACAGATTTTCAGCAACACGACACAAGTGATTAGACCGAAGTGTCATAATTATAGCTTCAAGGGGACAGTGGATTGCATCTGGCGAGAATCCACTGAGGTGTTTGCGAGAGACAGCCCCATCACGGTGACAGACCCTGAGGCAGGCGAAGCAACCCCAACCAAAAAACACAACTATTGCTATGATAAAGTGTGTTCTGCCATTGATTGCAGAGGGCATGGGTTCACCACTGACAATTGA